A window of the Planktothrix tepida PCC 9214 genome harbors these coding sequences:
- the cdaA gene encoding diadenylate cyclase CdaA produces the protein MTKQGIPPWLIQSLDIGLVFAVAYVVLVIIGERRTLWMVRGFIILMLATALSNWANLRLLYIALNSLVTGSAVAMAVMLQSEFRQFLEQLGRGEVSQLFGQGRRVIPEPDGVIDQIVEAVKELSQNRTGALIIIETASPIDERDFSVPGVKLNAEVSRELLQTIFQPKTLLHDGAVLIRASRIAAAGVILPLSERMASRQLGTRHRAAMGITERVAKCMCIVVSEETGSISLAEKGVLNRPLTSSKLKELLEARSWTSNDDRTAASISITHWGNRIGSQGRALVSGLFRPRSKASREKK, from the coding sequence ATGACAAAGCAAGGAATTCCTCCCTGGTTGATTCAAAGTCTTGATATTGGATTAGTTTTTGCCGTCGCTTATGTGGTCTTAGTCATCATTGGAGAACGCCGTACTCTATGGATGGTGCGAGGGTTTATTATTCTGATGTTGGCAACGGCTCTGAGTAACTGGGCTAATTTAAGGTTATTGTATATTGCCCTCAATAGTTTAGTTACAGGGTCTGCCGTAGCGATGGCAGTCATGTTACAGTCGGAATTTCGCCAATTTTTAGAACAATTGGGTCGGGGAGAAGTTTCGCAACTGTTTGGTCAAGGTCGCCGTGTGATTCCCGAACCCGATGGAGTGATTGATCAAATTGTAGAAGCTGTTAAAGAACTTTCACAAAACCGCACAGGTGCATTAATTATTATTGAAACAGCCAGCCCCATTGATGAACGGGATTTTTCGGTTCCGGGGGTTAAACTAAATGCAGAAGTCTCCAGGGAACTGTTACAAACGATTTTTCAACCTAAAACCCTGTTACATGATGGGGCGGTGTTAATTCGGGCGTCTCGAATTGCGGCGGCGGGGGTAATTCTACCACTATCTGAACGAATGGCGTCTCGACAATTGGGAACTCGCCATCGAGCCGCGATGGGAATTACGGAACGGGTGGCAAAATGTATGTGTATTGTAGTGTCAGAAGAAACGGGTTCAATTTCTTTGGCGGAGAAAGGAGTCCTCAATCGACCCTTAACTAGCAGTAAACTGAAAGAGCTATTAGAAGCTCGGTCTTGGACATCCAATGATGACAGAACTGCTGCTTCAATTTCGATTACCCATTGGGGAAACCGCATTGGTTCCCAAGGAAGGGCTTTAGTATCTGGCCTATTCCGTCCTCGTTCCAAAGCTTCTCGGGAGAAAAAATGA